In a genomic window of Primulina huaijiensis isolate GDHJ02 chromosome 10, ASM1229523v2, whole genome shotgun sequence:
- the LOC140985928 gene encoding uncharacterized protein produces MSIIHQNTAKENGGVSFHYPMLTPPQLCNMGDKDREDILLQIAKKKTAKDTWDSLKTKYLSGDRVKKARVQTLKSEFDALRMKETETIDEFAGKLSAINSKFSTLGDTLEDSSLVKKLLDSVPEKFFPIVAGIEQFYDLETMPFEEAIGRLKAYEERTMRLRGNTNSTEGQLLFTHAEWQARQKGSNSDTSLGGKGRGSSGPDRGKWRGRGQYRSKRRDDEAHLTRATDEEPALLMAVSQEVTHTRREKQDAILLSEERLLPEMYRGDKNGENEDIWYLDNGASNHMTGHRDKFQELDEAVTGRVKFGDGSTIQIMGKGTVVFDCKNGDQKVLQEVYYIPKLCSNIISLGKMTEDGNEVHM; encoded by the exons ATGTCGATTATCCACCAGAATACAGCGAAAGAGAACGGCGGAGTGTCGTTTCATTATCCAATGCTGACCCCCCCACAATTATGCAACATGGGCGATAAAGACAGAG AAGACATCCTTCTCCAGATTGCAAAGAAGAAGACAGCAAAGGATACTTGGGATAGCCTCAAGACGAAGTACCTGAGTGGTGATCGAGTCAAGAAGGCGCGTGTACAGACACTAAAGAGCGAATTTGATGCTCTTCGGATGAAGGAGACCGAGACAATTGATGAATTCGCAGGAAAACTCAGTGCAATAAACAGCAAGTTTTCCACTCTTGGTGATACACTTGAAGACTCCTCTCTGGTCAAGAAGCTGCTCGACTCCGTTCCTGAGAAATTCTTTCCCATCGTCGCCGGGATCGAACAGTTCTACGACCTCGAGACCATGCCATTCGAAGAAGCTATAGGGCGATTAAAGGCATATGAGGAACGAACAATGCGATTACGTGGCAACACCAACAGTACTGAGGGTCAACTTTTATTCACTCATGCCGAATGGCAAGCACGACAGAAGGGGAGTAATAGTGACACCTCGTTAGGAGGAAAGGGGCGGGGGTCTAGCGGCCCTGATCGTGGCAAATGGCGTGGACGAGGACAATACAGGAG CAAGCGTCGTGACGATGAAGCTCATCTCACTCGCGCCACCGATGAAGAACCAGCACTGTTGATGGCCGTGTCCCAGGAGGTAACGCACACTAGGCGTGAAAAGCAGGATGCTATACTACTCAGCGAAGAGAGGTTATTACCAGAGATGTACCGTGGTGACAAGAATGGAGAAAATGAAGACATCTGGTACCTTGACAATGGTGCAAGCAATCACATGACTGGGCATCGCGATAAGTTCCAAGAATTGGATGAAGCTGTCACCGGGAGGGTGAAGTTCGGCGATGGATCAACTATCCAGATCATGGGAAAGGGGACGGTTGTGTTTGATTGCAAGAACGGCGATCAGAAAGTTCTCCAAGAGGTATACTACATTCCCAAACTTTGTAGTAATATTATAAGTCTTGGAAAAATGACAGAAGACGGGAACGAGGTACACATGTGA